A stretch of the TM7 phylum sp. oral taxon 349 genome encodes the following:
- the rplU gene encoding 50S ribosomal protein L21 yields the protein MKAVVKISGKQYLVSEKETLRVDLLPEGTKELTLDALMTIDGDKVAVGTPVVKGVNVKAKVVEALVKGDKIRVIRYKAKKRVHKENGHRQKYSLIEIAAIK from the coding sequence ATGAAAGCAGTCGTAAAGATCTCTGGCAAGCAGTATCTTGTCAGCGAAAAAGAGACCCTGCGGGTGGATCTCCTCCCGGAAGGAACGAAAGAGCTCACCCTCGACGCACTCATGACTATTGACGGTGACAAAGTAGCGGTCGGTACTCCTGTAGTGAAGGGCGTGAACGTAAAAGCGAAAGTTGTTGAAGCATTGGTGAAGGGCGATAAAATTCGTGTTATCCGGTACAAGGCAAAGAAACGTGTTCACAAAGAGAACGGTCATCGCCAGAAGTACTCGCTCATCGAAATTGCAGCAATTAAATAG
- a CDS encoding ParA family protein codes for MTTIIAVTNQKGGVGKTTTSINLAYYLAKRGKRTLLIDFDPQGNATSGLSIDKQSLDTTMTEVIMGKKKLIDAVMPTEFTNLWIAPTTPELANAEVELTQVQHRFSRLKYAIQLTPTQYDFVIIDCPPSLSLLTVNALIAAQYVLLPVQAEFYALEGLGQLLETMKLIRKNLNPTLDLIGVLPTMVDSRTSLSTQVLDEISKHFPAKVFKTKIPRNVRLAEAPSHGLPIGAYDRFSKGARAYKAVTKEVLDRVG; via the coding sequence GTGACAACGATTATCGCAGTAACTAATCAAAAAGGCGGCGTCGGTAAAACGACGACGTCAATCAATCTTGCGTATTATTTGGCAAAAAGGGGTAAACGGACATTATTAATCGACTTTGATCCGCAGGGCAATGCGACGAGCGGTCTGTCAATTGATAAGCAATCGCTCGATACGACAATGACGGAAGTGATTATGGGCAAGAAAAAGCTTATTGATGCGGTAATGCCGACCGAGTTTACTAACCTATGGATTGCGCCGACGACGCCGGAGTTGGCAAATGCCGAGGTGGAGCTGACACAGGTGCAGCACCGGTTTAGCCGGCTAAAATATGCGATTCAATTGACGCCGACGCAGTATGACTTTGTCATTATTGATTGCCCGCCGAGTTTAAGTCTGCTAACGGTTAATGCATTGATCGCAGCACAGTATGTGTTGTTGCCAGTGCAGGCGGAGTTCTATGCGCTTGAGGGTTTGGGGCAGCTGCTTGAGACGATGAAACTAATTCGTAAAAACCTTAATCCGACGCTTGACCTGATTGGCGTGCTGCCAACTATGGTTGATAGCCGTACATCACTATCGACGCAAGTACTTGATGAGATTTCTAAGCATTTTCCAGCGAAAGTATTTAAAACGAAGATCCCGCGCAATGTACGGCTTGCCGAAGCGCCAAGCCATGGGCTGCCAATTGGCGCGTATGATCGATTTAGTAAGGGCGCACGCGCCTATAAAGCAGTGACAAAGGAGGTACTTGATCGTGTCGGCTAA
- the map gene encoding type I methionyl aminopeptidase has protein sequence MSELITGLKTPEQIQAMREGGKILARIFADIRGFVHAGQTKREIDNFVAQKIVGYGAEITYKTPEVNFPGAICISVNDEIVHGAPNDDVLQKGDVASFDLVITYKGMKTDSAFTMVVDDEPKGAVKHLLATTERSLYAGIDAIKGPVRTGDISAAIEKVLRNGKLGIVRELVGHGVGLHMHMPPDIPNYGRKGTGVLLQPGDTVAIEPMATLGGERIVQLDDGWTYATRDGSLAAHFEHTILITEHGAEIITQA, from the coding sequence ATGTCCGAACTAATTACCGGTTTAAAAACTCCTGAGCAAATTCAAGCAATGCGCGAAGGCGGGAAGATTTTAGCGCGGATTTTTGCTGATATCCGCGGATTTGTGCATGCTGGGCAAACTAAACGCGAGATAGATAATTTTGTTGCGCAAAAAATTGTTGGGTATGGCGCGGAAATAACCTATAAGACGCCAGAAGTGAACTTTCCAGGTGCGATTTGTATTAGCGTGAACGACGAAATTGTGCATGGTGCACCGAATGACGATGTGTTGCAGAAAGGCGACGTTGCTAGTTTTGATTTAGTGATTACCTATAAAGGTATGAAAACTGATTCGGCGTTTACGATGGTAGTTGACGATGAGCCGAAAGGCGCGGTGAAGCATTTGCTTGCGACAACCGAACGCAGCTTGTATGCGGGAATTGATGCGATAAAAGGGCCAGTTCGGACGGGCGATATTAGTGCGGCAATTGAGAAAGTGCTGCGGAACGGCAAACTTGGGATTGTGCGCGAGCTGGTTGGGCACGGCGTAGGATTGCATATGCATATGCCGCCGGACATCCCGAACTACGGACGCAAAGGAACGGGTGTACTGCTGCAGCCAGGCGATACGGTGGCAATTGAGCCGATGGCGACGCTTGGTGGTGAGCGGATCGTCCAGCTGGACGACGGTTGGACCTATGCGACGCGCGACGGCAGCCTAGCGGCGCATTTTGAGCACACGATTTTAATCACCGAGCACGGTGCAGAAATCATTACGCAAGCATAG
- the lepB gene encoding signal peptidase I, which yields MEASYLTRHPRVKDILNFIGFVLLVLIGTLLINTYVFRSFSVSGHSMDHTLADGDRLIVDRLPVTAALLKNKPYVPNRGQIIVFKNPRFLAGMHDEFIVKRVIAFPGERVTVKDGTLTVYNREHPNGFHPDDEYRRGGVGPQSPSSGDVDTTVPEGVLFVAGDNRIGSSSYDSRTGLGFVPNHDVVGPVSVRLFPFSKITTF from the coding sequence ATGGAAGCAAGCTATTTGACGCGTCATCCACGGGTAAAAGACATCCTCAACTTCATTGGGTTCGTCTTACTTGTCTTGATCGGCACACTGCTAATCAACACATACGTGTTCCGTAGCTTTTCAGTATCTGGGCATAGTATGGATCATACGCTTGCCGATGGCGACCGGCTTATCGTTGACCGACTGCCCGTAACTGCAGCATTACTCAAAAATAAACCGTACGTACCAAACCGCGGGCAAATTATTGTTTTCAAGAACCCGCGTTTTTTAGCCGGCATGCATGATGAATTTATCGTGAAGCGCGTCATCGCATTCCCCGGTGAGCGCGTTACCGTCAAAGACGGTACACTTACCGTCTACAATCGCGAGCACCCAAATGGATTTCATCCCGACGACGAGTACCGTAGAGGTGGCGTTGGACCGCAAAGTCCATCAAGCGGCGATGTCGACACGACTGTACCTGAAGGTGTGCTATTTGTCGCTGGCGACAACCGTATTGGTAGCAGTTCGTACGATTCGCGTACCGGACTTGGCTTCGTTCCTAACCACGACGTTGTCGGACCAGTTTCAGTGCGTCTCTTTCCTTTTTCAAAGATAACGACATTCTAG
- a CDS encoding isoleucine--tRNA ligase, which produces MKFKHGTRRRAAEYEKDWVKRWKADRTFEKSVEQRPEDNHYVFYDGPPFITGVPHHGTLLSSIVKDAVPRYQTMKGKRVERVWGWDCHGLPAEVFTEKKLGIKDRRDIGTTISLEKYITTARENMVQTSSLWNDTIDRIGRWVDMDNAYKTMDKEYMESVWWAFKELHNKGKIYEGERVLMYCTRDATPLSKAEVTMDAGAYQDVTDPSVYVRFQLEDGRTLLVWTTTPWTLSANTALAINAHLTYVEVEVEGERLVLAKDLLDKALTNEKHEALPYTCVAEYSGESLVGLRYKPLLGVHRGEHAHKIYAAEYVSAEDGTGIVHIAPAYGEEDFNLAQANNIPVVHVIDENGFFTEGDWKGENVWESNKRIAKELKERGVVWKIDYIRHSYPHCHRCGTRLMYRAHPSWFYDVQGQKELMLAKNSEQITWFPEHLKHGRFEKNIEQAPDWNLSRDRFWATAVPVWKAVDADGNTLRDEQGNKRQIVVGSYAELKELSGVELDDYHRPWIDAIEFDLTPEGDVPPADYRGERIHYTRIDKVLDGWFESGSMPFAQFHYPFENKAKFEENFPGDFVVEYIGQVRAWFYYMHVVSVGLFGESPFKHVVTTGVVAGNDGRKMSKSYGNFTDPNELMDKFSADSLRFLLLSSPLLNGEDFALHDKDVGDVARKLSMIWNMYDFFTMYAEVDGWEFDGTLQDPLNDLTNPLDIWIVSRLHQLVAAVEKHMDGYNIPDALSPILPFLDDASNWYVRRSRRRFWKSEDDADKNDAYKTLHYVLVRLSYLLAPFTPFLAEELYHNLTGDNESVHLKDWLSAGTVNELIIDEMARVREYINEGLSLRAKAGLKVRQPLACVTVSEKGKTFDFTPILLEELNVKRVLYGDNVAIDTEITPELKREGLAREIIRHVQSARKKAGLSVDDRITLQLETADSELRQAIDECATAITTETLATFGETDKNLSTVKIEGVELSICMAKR; this is translated from the coding sequence ATGAAATTTAAACACGGTACACGTCGGCGGGCAGCAGAATACGAAAAAGATTGGGTAAAGCGTTGGAAGGCTGACAGGACGTTTGAAAAATCGGTCGAACAGCGTCCGGAGGATAATCATTATGTGTTTTATGACGGTCCGCCGTTTATAACTGGTGTGCCGCACCACGGCACATTGCTTAGTAGTATCGTCAAAGACGCCGTGCCACGTTACCAAACTATGAAAGGTAAGCGCGTTGAGCGCGTGTGGGGTTGGGACTGTCATGGATTGCCGGCAGAAGTGTTTACTGAGAAGAAACTAGGTATTAAAGATCGCCGCGATATCGGTACAACGATTAGCCTGGAAAAGTACATCACGACTGCGCGTGAAAACATGGTACAGACCAGTAGCCTGTGGAACGATACGATTGATCGGATTGGTCGCTGGGTAGATATGGATAATGCCTACAAAACCATGGACAAAGAGTACATGGAGAGTGTTTGGTGGGCGTTTAAAGAGCTGCATAATAAAGGCAAAATTTATGAGGGTGAGCGAGTGCTCATGTATTGCACGCGCGATGCGACGCCGCTGTCAAAAGCTGAGGTGACGATGGATGCAGGCGCATACCAAGACGTGACCGATCCGAGCGTGTATGTACGCTTTCAGCTGGAAGACGGGCGAACACTGTTGGTTTGGACAACGACGCCGTGGACGCTATCGGCAAATACAGCATTAGCAATAAATGCTCATTTGACGTATGTTGAGGTTGAAGTTGAAGGTGAACGGCTTGTGCTGGCGAAAGACTTGCTTGATAAGGCATTGACGAATGAAAAGCATGAGGCACTGCCGTATACGTGTGTTGCTGAATATTCTGGTGAGTCGCTCGTTGGCCTGAGGTATAAGCCGTTATTGGGTGTGCATCGCGGCGAACATGCACACAAAATTTATGCAGCTGAATATGTGTCGGCCGAGGATGGTACGGGCATTGTCCATATCGCGCCGGCATACGGCGAGGAGGACTTTAATCTCGCTCAAGCTAACAATATTCCCGTTGTGCACGTTATTGACGAAAATGGATTTTTCACCGAGGGCGATTGGAAAGGCGAGAATGTTTGGGAAAGCAACAAGCGCATCGCTAAAGAGCTGAAAGAACGCGGCGTCGTTTGGAAGATCGACTATATTCGTCACAGCTATCCGCATTGTCACCGTTGTGGCACGCGCTTGATGTACCGGGCGCACCCGAGCTGGTTCTATGACGTACAGGGGCAGAAGGAGCTAATGCTTGCGAAAAATTCCGAGCAAATTACATGGTTTCCTGAACATCTAAAGCATGGGCGGTTTGAGAAAAATATTGAACAAGCGCCAGATTGGAACTTATCACGCGATCGTTTCTGGGCAACAGCGGTGCCGGTTTGGAAGGCGGTTGACGCAGATGGTAATACGCTGCGCGACGAACAGGGCAATAAGCGGCAAATCGTTGTCGGCTCGTATGCAGAGTTGAAAGAATTAAGTGGCGTAGAACTTGATGATTACCACCGTCCGTGGATTGATGCTATTGAGTTTGACTTGACACCTGAAGGCGATGTGCCTCCAGCTGATTATCGCGGCGAACGTATCCACTATACGCGCATTGATAAAGTGCTGGATGGATGGTTTGAGTCGGGCAGCATGCCATTTGCACAGTTCCACTATCCGTTTGAGAACAAAGCGAAGTTTGAGGAAAACTTCCCAGGCGATTTTGTGGTTGAGTATATTGGCCAAGTGCGGGCATGGTTCTATTATATGCACGTCGTTAGCGTTGGTTTGTTCGGCGAAAGCCCGTTTAAACATGTTGTGACGACCGGCGTGGTGGCGGGCAATGACGGTCGTAAAATGAGTAAAAGCTATGGTAACTTCACTGACCCGAATGAGCTGATGGATAAGTTTAGCGCTGACAGCCTACGTTTTTTGCTGTTATCAAGTCCGCTGCTTAATGGCGAGGACTTTGCGCTACATGATAAAGATGTTGGTGACGTGGCGCGCAAACTTAGTATGATTTGGAATATGTACGATTTCTTCACAATGTATGCTGAGGTTGACGGTTGGGAATTTGACGGTACATTGCAGGATCCGCTTAACGATTTAACAAACCCGCTTGATATTTGGATTGTCAGCCGCTTACACCAGCTGGTTGCGGCAGTTGAAAAGCATATGGATGGATATAATATCCCGGATGCGCTTAGTCCGATTTTGCCATTCTTAGATGATGCGAGTAATTGGTATGTGCGCCGCAGCCGCCGCCGCTTCTGGAAATCAGAGGACGACGCGGATAAGAATGATGCGTATAAAACGCTTCACTACGTATTAGTGCGATTAAGCTATTTGCTTGCGCCGTTTACGCCATTCTTAGCAGAGGAACTGTATCATAATCTAACGGGCGACAATGAGTCAGTTCACTTGAAAGATTGGTTGTCGGCAGGCACGGTGAATGAGCTGATTATTGACGAAATGGCGCGTGTGCGTGAATATATCAATGAAGGTTTGAGCTTGCGCGCTAAGGCTGGATTGAAAGTGCGTCAACCGCTCGCGTGCGTCACGGTTTCCGAGAAAGGTAAGACGTTTGATTTTACGCCGATTTTGCTGGAAGAACTTAATGTTAAACGTGTATTATATGGCGATAATGTTGCAATAGATACAGAGATTACTCCTGAACTCAAGCGTGAAGGTCTAGCGCGCGAAATTATCCGCCATGTCCAAAGTGCACGTAAGAAGGCCGGCTTGAGCGTTGATGACCGCATTACATTGCAGCTAGAGACTGCGGACAGCGAGTTGCGCCAAGCGATTGATGAATGTGCGACGGCAATTACTACAGAGACTCTTGCTACATTTGGCGAAACAGACAAAAATTTATCTACTGTAAAAATTGAGGGCGTCGAGCTATCTATCTGTATGGCGAAACGATAA
- the nrdR gene encoding transcriptional repressor NrdR, producing MHTIKIGDSRVLESRESADGITIRRRRVTPDGKRFTTYERFERPNLAVIKKDGSRELFERVKLANSIRRSVGKFFKSEVEIEEIIDRIEDRLYGLGETEIPSHQIGELVLDELAACNEVAYVRFASVFQKFETLDDFVKILEQRKRSKQS from the coding sequence ATGCATACAATAAAAATTGGTGATAGCCGCGTCCTTGAGTCACGTGAGTCGGCAGATGGAATTACGATTCGTCGTCGTCGCGTAACGCCTGATGGCAAACGGTTTACAACGTATGAGCGTTTTGAGCGTCCAAACTTGGCGGTGATCAAGAAGGACGGTTCGCGTGAGTTATTTGAACGAGTAAAGTTAGCAAACTCAATCCGTCGTTCGGTCGGTAAGTTTTTCAAGTCGGAAGTTGAGATTGAAGAGATTATTGATCGGATTGAAGATCGGCTGTATGGTTTAGGAGAAACTGAGATCCCGTCGCACCAGATTGGTGAGCTCGTGCTTGACGAACTTGCTGCATGTAATGAGGTGGCGTATGTTCGGTTCGCAAGCGTATTTCAAAAGTTTGAAACGCTTGATGATTTTGTGAAAATTCTTGAACAGCGTAAGCGGAGTAAGCAATCCTGA
- the ftsA gene encoding cell division protein FtsA encodes MQEQSRYAVGIDVGTTMVRCVVGHIDPTTGTPTIVGVGQAPNSGMRKGTVSNLNGPAQAIDQALGDAERMSGYEVNAATISVNGSHIVSTKADGMIAVGMADHEVVEEDVLRLEDVATTGKVPANREILEVVPFSYTLDGQGGIKDPVGMTGTRLEINANVVSAMAPYVANLQKAVELATVKPHATIPSVMAAAKAVLNESQIENGVAVIDLGGATTSVAVFEEGDLQYVGVVPKGGVNITNDLAIGLKTDPEVAEKVKLQHAAAIARGEPHKVSIKHEKETLFFDQADVDEIVEARLEEIFELVNKELKKAGRAGQLPSGAVLTGGTANLKGMAEYAKSQLGVAVRIGKPHGFGGVADEIDKPHFAAAVGLMLVDADAATVRPHSSGMSKKSGGFIKSLLSKFKP; translated from the coding sequence ATGCAAGAACAGTCTCGATATGCAGTTGGTATTGATGTTGGCACAACAATGGTTCGGTGTGTCGTTGGCCATATTGATCCAACGACGGGTACGCCGACAATTGTTGGCGTTGGCCAAGCGCCAAATAGTGGTATGCGAAAGGGTACGGTATCGAATTTGAACGGGCCGGCGCAGGCGATTGATCAGGCGCTTGGTGATGCAGAGCGTATGAGCGGTTACGAAGTAAACGCGGCGACGATTAGCGTGAATGGTTCGCATATTGTCAGTACGAAAGCCGACGGCATGATTGCAGTTGGTATGGCAGATCATGAAGTTGTTGAAGAAGATGTGCTGCGCTTGGAGGATGTAGCGACAACAGGTAAAGTACCGGCGAATCGCGAGATTCTTGAGGTTGTGCCGTTTAGTTATACGCTTGATGGGCAGGGCGGTATTAAAGACCCAGTTGGCATGACAGGTACGCGTTTAGAAATTAATGCGAATGTCGTGTCGGCAATGGCGCCATATGTCGCGAACTTACAAAAAGCCGTTGAACTTGCGACAGTGAAGCCGCACGCAACGATTCCGTCGGTGATGGCGGCTGCTAAGGCGGTACTGAATGAGTCGCAAATTGAAAACGGCGTGGCGGTTATTGATTTAGGCGGTGCGACAACAAGCGTGGCGGTGTTTGAAGAGGGCGATCTGCAGTATGTTGGTGTTGTGCCGAAGGGCGGCGTTAATATTACGAATGATTTGGCGATTGGGTTGAAAACTGATCCGGAGGTTGCTGAGAAAGTAAAGTTGCAACACGCAGCAGCAATAGCGCGCGGCGAGCCGCATAAAGTAAGCATAAAGCACGAGAAGGAAACACTGTTCTTTGACCAAGCAGACGTTGACGAAATTGTTGAAGCGAGACTTGAAGAAATCTTTGAGTTGGTAAATAAAGAGCTTAAAAAAGCAGGGCGCGCCGGTCAGTTGCCGAGCGGTGCGGTGCTGACAGGCGGTACGGCAAACTTAAAAGGAATGGCGGAGTATGCGAAATCGCAACTGGGCGTTGCCGTGCGCATCGGTAAGCCGCATGGATTCGGCGGCGTAGCAGATGAAATTGACAAACCGCACTTTGCAGCAGCGGTTGGGTTGATGCTGGTTGATGCTGATGCGGCAACGGTACGTCCGCATAGTAGTGGTATGTCGAAAAAGTCGGGTGGATTTATTAAATCGCTTCTGAGCAAATTCAAGCCGTAA
- a CDS encoding NTP transferase domain-containing protein, producing the protein MEITKAIIPVAGWGTRMLPITKAIEKCMLPVGKRPIIDYVVQDCLAAGIREFIFVVSEQSSQLEAYYRSNIHLNDYLRRKGKEDMLPLIAPLKANMHFVTQPSYGKYGTAVPVALASDYINTDESAVVLMGDDFMYNPDGSSEVARLIAATPAGECSILAKEVPHESISRYGAIVIDESGHFRKIVEKPRPEEAPSDYANIGKYVLTKQVIDSCATIAVSPRGEYELTDAVTRFAQAGGAVKVVPAVGQHLDGGSLDGWLYANNVVCGLIKHNQ; encoded by the coding sequence ATGGAAATTACCAAAGCAATTATTCCGGTGGCGGGTTGGGGAACACGCATGCTGCCGATTACCAAAGCGATCGAAAAGTGCATGCTGCCTGTTGGCAAGCGTCCGATTATTGACTACGTTGTGCAGGATTGCCTAGCGGCGGGTATTCGCGAGTTTATTTTTGTTGTGAGTGAGCAGAGCTCGCAGCTTGAGGCGTACTATCGCAGCAATATTCACCTAAATGATTATCTGCGGCGCAAGGGCAAAGAAGATATGCTGCCGCTTATTGCGCCGCTCAAAGCTAATATGCACTTTGTGACGCAGCCGAGCTACGGAAAGTATGGCACGGCGGTGCCAGTAGCCCTCGCAAGTGATTATATTAACACAGATGAATCAGCGGTTGTACTGATGGGTGATGATTTCATGTATAATCCTGATGGTTCAAGCGAAGTGGCGCGCCTTATTGCGGCGACGCCGGCGGGTGAGTGTAGCATACTGGCGAAAGAAGTACCACACGAAAGCATTAGCCGCTACGGTGCGATTGTCATTGACGAGAGCGGTCATTTTCGCAAAATTGTTGAGAAACCACGCCCTGAAGAAGCGCCGAGCGATTACGCCAATATCGGTAAATATGTTTTGACTAAGCAGGTAATCGATTCGTGTGCTACCATTGCGGTATCGCCGCGGGGCGAGTACGAGCTAACCGATGCTGTTACGCGGTTTGCGCAGGCTGGCGGTGCGGTAAAAGTTGTGCCGGCAGTTGGGCAGCATCTGGACGGCGGGTCGCTTGATGGTTGGCTGTATGCGAATAATGTTGTGTGTGGTTTGATAAAGCACAACCAGTAA
- a CDS encoding vitamin K epoxide reductase family protein, with the protein MPSKTSALTDRQRIIVFGVLLVGSIIGLVASIVLSHEALTIAKDSSKVLGCDLNAAMSCSSVAKHWSAHVVGDIPNSFVGMVAYPVFITIAVAGLARTRFPRWFMRAAEAGGWVSLGFAGWMFYMSYIVIGALCPWCLTTDAAVLLVLFALIRHNMLTDNPMISVKLAPPKKCIQQNYDVVVFVGVAVVICALILLKYGDRLV; encoded by the coding sequence ATGCCGTCCAAAACTAGCGCTTTGACAGACCGCCAGCGGATTATTGTATTTGGCGTATTGCTTGTCGGATCAATAATCGGACTTGTAGCGTCAATAGTGCTGTCGCACGAAGCGCTAACGATTGCAAAGGACAGTAGCAAAGTGCTTGGCTGTGATTTAAACGCTGCAATGAGCTGCAGTTCAGTAGCAAAACATTGGTCGGCGCATGTTGTTGGTGACATCCCGAACAGTTTCGTTGGCATGGTGGCATACCCAGTATTTATCACGATTGCTGTTGCTGGACTGGCGCGTACGCGATTCCCGCGTTGGTTTATGCGCGCCGCTGAGGCTGGTGGATGGGTGAGTCTGGGGTTTGCGGGTTGGATGTTCTATATGAGCTATATTGTAATTGGCGCGCTGTGCCCGTGGTGCTTGACGACGGATGCAGCAGTATTGCTCGTACTCTTTGCGCTTATTCGCCATAACATGCTGACAGACAACCCGATGATTTCCGTAAAACTGGCGCCGCCTAAAAAATGTATTCAGCAAAATTACGATGTTGTCGTTTTTGTTGGCGTTGCCGTTGTGATATGCGCACTAATCTTGCTCAAATATGGTGACAGGCTGGTGTAA
- a CDS encoding ParB/RepB/Spo0J family partition protein has protein sequence MSAKKGLGRSFDSLIPTELLDESFDPTSEQDDRVSDLRYIKLSEITPDPDQPRRAFDEVSLDELAASIKEHGVLQPIVVAPDKQGYKIVAGERRFRASQRAGLEKIPALVRTLSSQHKLELSLIENLQRSDLNPLETATAYLKLRDQFNLTLEEIGQRVGGKTSAAISNTLRLLRLPASARDAIVAGDIREGQARPLIGLPESVVDEIIPRIIKEGWSARAIESYVRRQKANGLGGRTMRQPAPRKLRYTEEQTYFADRFKTPVEVRTNRRGSGQIVISFQDHADFERISKLLG, from the coding sequence GTGTCGGCTAAAAAGGGTTTAGGGCGAAGTTTCGATTCGTTAATTCCGACAGAGTTGCTAGACGAGTCATTTGATCCGACATCTGAGCAGGATGACCGTGTAAGTGATTTACGCTATATTAAACTCAGTGAGATAACGCCGGATCCCGACCAGCCGCGCCGTGCGTTTGATGAAGTATCGCTTGATGAGCTAGCGGCGTCGATAAAAGAGCATGGCGTGTTGCAGCCGATTGTTGTGGCGCCAGATAAGCAGGGCTACAAAATCGTTGCGGGTGAACGACGATTTCGCGCCTCGCAGCGGGCAGGACTTGAAAAAATTCCGGCATTAGTACGGACGCTGTCAAGCCAGCATAAGTTAGAGCTATCGCTTATCGAAAACTTGCAACGCAGCGATCTGAACCCGCTTGAGACGGCGACAGCATATCTAAAATTGCGCGATCAGTTTAATTTAACGCTTGAGGAGATCGGGCAGCGCGTTGGCGGCAAAACGTCGGCGGCAATTAGCAATACGCTACGCTTGTTGCGGTTGCCGGCGTCGGCGCGCGATGCGATCGTAGCAGGTGATATTCGCGAAGGGCAGGCGCGCCCGTTGATTGGTTTACCTGAGAGTGTGGTTGACGAAATCATTCCGCGCATCATAAAAGAAGGCTGGAGCGCGCGTGCAATTGAAAGCTACGTACGTCGCCAAAAAGCAAATGGGCTGGGTGGTCGTACAATGCGCCAGCCAGCGCCACGTAAGTTGCGTTATACTGAAGAGCAGACGTATTTTGCTGATCGATTTAAAACGCCAGTTGAGGTGCGGACAAATCGCCGCGGTTCAGGACAAATCGTTATTTCATTTCAGGATCATGCGGATTTTGAGCGGATCTCAAAGTTGCTTGGCTAA
- the ftsZ gene encoding cell division protein FtsZ, which translates to MPEVKPSEIETFASIKVVGVGGAGGSAVNRMKDAGLVGVQFIAMNTDAQALHNSKADVKIHLGHSTTNGLGAGADPAVGEAAARESIDEIRAALEGADMIFVTIGAGGGTGSGAGHVVAEVARDLGILCVGVATKPFSFEGEKRRQNAEWAIAQLGKSVDTLITIPNDRLLQTIDRRTPLLETFKIADDVLRQGVQGISELITEHGLINLDFADVKAIMSNAGSALMGIGRASGENRAAQAAQQAIESPLIEVSIDGAKGVLFNVTGGYDMSMAEIQEAAEIITSAVSPDANIIFGATLKPELEDELIITVIATGFDSEFFQQQAEALGQPASLTPTAPAVSMEESNVPVDDVDMNLDPSRDDAAAQFASESTTDIWNQPMDDDDDDTPAFLRRRKKHKSSDE; encoded by the coding sequence ATGCCGGAAGTAAAACCAAGTGAGATTGAGACATTTGCAAGCATAAAGGTTGTGGGTGTTGGTGGCGCGGGCGGATCAGCGGTAAACCGGATGAAAGACGCTGGGTTAGTTGGTGTGCAGTTTATCGCGATGAATACTGACGCGCAAGCATTACACAATTCAAAAGCTGACGTTAAAATCCACCTTGGTCATAGTACAACCAACGGTCTAGGTGCGGGAGCAGATCCGGCAGTTGGCGAAGCGGCGGCACGTGAATCAATTGATGAAATTCGCGCAGCGCTTGAAGGTGCTGATATGATATTTGTAACGATTGGTGCTGGCGGCGGTACTGGTTCGGGTGCGGGGCACGTGGTCGCTGAAGTGGCGCGTGACTTAGGCATTTTATGCGTTGGTGTCGCGACGAAACCGTTTAGTTTTGAAGGCGAGAAGCGCCGGCAGAACGCCGAGTGGGCGATCGCACAATTGGGTAAAAGCGTTGACACTCTCATCACGATTCCAAATGACCGGCTGTTGCAGACGATTGATCGCCGAACGCCATTGTTAGAAACATTTAAAATTGCGGATGATGTGCTGCGCCAAGGCGTGCAAGGTATCTCGGAGCTAATTACCGAACACGGGTTAATTAATCTGGACTTTGCCGATGTGAAAGCAATTATGAGCAATGCCGGTTCGGCGTTGATGGGTATTGGTCGAGCGAGCGGCGAAAATCGTGCAGCACAGGCAGCACAGCAGGCGATTGAAAGTCCGCTGATTGAGGTGTCAATTGATGGCGCGAAGGGTGTGCTGTTTAACGTCACTGGTGGCTATGATATGAGTATGGCGGAGATTCAAGAGGCAGCAGAAATCATTACGAGTGCTGTATCGCCGGATGCGAATATTATCTTTGGTGCAACGCTAAAACCTGAACTTGAAGATGAGTTAATTATTACTGTGATCGCAACAGGGTTTGACAGCGAGTTTTTCCAGCAGCAAGCTGAGGCGTTAGGGCAGCCGGCAAGTTTGACGCCGACGGCACCTGCTGTATCGATGGAAGAGTCAAACGTTCCGGTTGATGATGTTGATATGAATCTAGATCCGTCACGCGATGATGCTGCGGCGCAGTTTGCTAGCGAATCAACGACTGACATCTGGAATCAGCCAATGGATGATGACGATGATGACACGCCAGCGTTTTTGCGCCGCCGCAAGAAACATAAATCATCCGATGAATAG